The following proteins come from a genomic window of Anopheles ziemanni chromosome 3, idAnoZiCoDA_A2_x.2, whole genome shotgun sequence:
- the LOC131286595 gene encoding tRNA-uridine aminocarboxypropyltransferase 1: MAINDPTVRPDPFEGMSIAPTNFLMDVEGRSACPVCGKSRKFFCYTCYVPVAEIQSSVPRIQLPVKVDVIKHKNEIDGKSTAVHAAILAPDDVKIYTYPEIPDYREEEGVVLIFPTPSALTVASLFSGETYQMKENYGLPKGYHMGTLLRFRLNDIVDAHVQQEHQPQQQQEQEDIPEFLPPRDDSFPIKKAIFIDSTWSQCRGIYKDERLHSLRTVVIQNRISQFWRHQRNSPRWFLATVEAIHQFLMEVHIAAWGLDSRYRGLDHIHLNMDQIQKSRIFLPDEKCGNGVRPYNGQYDNILFFFRHMYNLIHKHYDHETLKAYKRPLY; encoded by the coding sequence ATGGCAATTAACGATCCAACTGTACGGCCGGATCCTTTCGAAGGTATGAGCATAGCACCAACCAACTTTTTAATGGACGTCGAAGGCCGCAGTGCATGTCCGGTTTGTGGGAAGTCTCGAAAGTTTTTCTGCTACACCTGCTATGTTCCAGTTGCAGAAATTCAGTCTAGCGTACCGCGTATTCAATTACCAGTTAAAGTAGACGTTATaaagcataaaaatgaaatcgatggaaaaagcACGGCTGTCCATGCGGCTATATTAGCACCGGATGATGTCAAGATCTACACCTACCCCGAGATACCGGACTACCGTGAAGAGGAAGGTGTAGTTTTGATTTTCCCCACACCGTCGGCATTGACGGTCGCAAGCTTGTTTAGTGGAGAAACATATCAGATGAAGGAAAACTATGGCCTTCCCAAAGGATACCATATGGGCACGCTACTGCGGTTTCGATTGAACGATATCGTCGACGCACACGTTCAACAAGAGCACCAACCTCAGCAACAGCAGGAGCAAGAAGATATCCCGGAGTTTTTACCACCTAGGGACGATAGTTTCCCTATAAAGAAAGCCATTTTCATCGACAGTACGTGGAGTCAATGCAGAGGAATCTACAAAGATGAACGGCTTCATAGCTTAAGAACGGTGGTTATTCAGAATCGAATATCCCAATTCTGGCGGCATCAACGCAATAGTCCGAGATGGTTTTTGGCCACAGTAGAAGCAATTCATCAATTCCTTATGGAAGTTCATATTGCCGCGTGGGGTCTCGATAGTCGTTATCGAGGATTGGATCACATTCACCTCAACATGGATCAAATTCAGAAGAGTCGTATCTTTCTACCGGATGAGAAATGTGGAAATGGGGTGAGGCCATACAATGGCCAGTACGATAACATACTGTTCTTTTTCCGTCATATGTACAACCTGATTCACAAACATTATGACCATGAGACATTAAAGGCGTACAAACGACCACTTTACTAA
- the LOC131286596 gene encoding signal peptidase complex subunit 1, whose translation MFNIATHMDFEGQGRAEKLSRIIITLFGGVGLVWGYIIQQFSQTVYILIAGVLLASILTIPPWPIYRKKPLNWQKPRPESQPAQASSSDDTKKKKKN comes from the exons ATGTTCAATATTGCAACCCACATG gACTTTGAAGGCCAAGGACGGGCCGAAAAGCTGTCCCGTATCATCATCACACTGTTTGGAGGGGTCGGTCTCGTGTGGGGCTACATCATCCAGCAGTTTTCGCAAACCGTTTACATTCTTATCGCTGGCGTCCTACTAGCATCTATT CTAACCATTCCACCGTGGCCCATCTATCGCAAGAAACCTCTGAACTGGCAAAAGCCACGTCCTGAATCACAACCCGCACAAGCTTCTTCTTCAGATgacacgaaaaagaaaaagaagaattag